One window from the genome of Streptomyces sp. WZ-12 encodes:
- a CDS encoding flavin reductase family protein, with protein sequence MDQEQRALRDCLGQFASGVTVVTTADGTAVHGATVSSFTSVSLAPPLILVSLDRRSRTCHRLATAPTFGVNVLAADQRDLALLFAGHAGGPAPEIHWTGGTRAPQLPGAVAHFTCRPWAGYDGGDHVLHIGEVIDFEAPGGPPLVFHSGTLGELNRTPGGTVWAGSLDGPAHGWAADFGALAATGGTP encoded by the coding sequence GTGGATCAGGAACAGCGCGCACTGAGGGACTGCCTGGGGCAGTTCGCCTCGGGAGTGACCGTGGTGACCACCGCCGACGGTACGGCCGTCCACGGCGCCACCGTCAGCTCCTTCACCTCGGTGTCCCTCGCCCCACCGCTGATCCTGGTCTCCCTCGACCGCCGCAGCCGCACCTGTCACCGACTCGCCACGGCCCCGACCTTCGGCGTCAACGTCCTCGCGGCCGACCAGCGCGACCTCGCCCTGCTCTTCGCCGGACACGCCGGCGGACCGGCCCCGGAAATCCACTGGACCGGCGGGACGCGCGCGCCCCAACTCCCCGGCGCCGTCGCACACTTCACCTGCCGACCCTGGGCCGGCTACGACGGTGGCGACCACGTCCTCCACATCGGCGAGGTCATCGACTTCGAGGCACCCGGCGGACCTCCGCTGGTCTTCCACTCCGGAACCCTCGGCGAACTGAACCGCACACCCGGCGGCACGGTATGGGCCGGGTCGCTCGACGGCCCCGCCCACGGCTGGGCGGCCGACTTCGGCGCGCTCGCCGCGACCGGCGGCACACCGTGA
- a CDS encoding 4-hydroxyphenylacetate 3-hydroxylase family protein → MTPPNGAPASNAPQDPGTRPLTGREYLDSLRDDREIYLYGERVKDVTAHPAFRNPALMTARLYDALHDPARREVLTCATDTGNGRTHPFFRTPHTVADLVADREAIAAWARMTYGWMGRSPDYKASFLGTLGANSDYYTPYEDNAQRWYKESQEKVLFWNHAIIHPPVDRHLPTEQVQDVFVHVEKETDNGLVVSGAKVVATGSAITHYNFISHYGLPLRDRKFALVATLPMGSPGLKLICRPSYAATAAVMGSPFDHPLSSRLDENDTIFVLDKVLIPWENVFLYGDADRVNGFAPRSGFLERLTFHGCIRLAVKIDFLAGLLLKAVEMTGSKDFRGIQTRVGEVLAWRNMFWALSDAAARNPQQWKNGALLPRLDYGMAYRWFMTIGYPRIKEIIQQDVASGLIYVNSAAEDFANPEIRPYLDTYVRGSNGYDSVSRVKLMKLLWDAVGTEFGGRHELYERNYSGNHEQVRTDILQAQAASGQLDEYKGFAERCLAEYDLDGWTVPDLDSFPELREQRKRFWG, encoded by the coding sequence ATGACGCCACCCAACGGCGCCCCGGCATCCAACGCCCCCCAGGATCCCGGAACACGTCCACTGACCGGCCGTGAATACCTGGACAGCCTGCGCGACGACCGCGAAATCTACCTCTACGGCGAGCGGGTCAAGGACGTCACCGCCCACCCCGCCTTCCGCAACCCGGCACTGATGACGGCCCGGCTCTACGACGCCCTGCACGACCCCGCCCGGCGCGAGGTACTGACCTGCGCCACCGACACCGGCAACGGCCGCACCCACCCCTTCTTCCGCACCCCGCACACCGTGGCCGACCTCGTCGCCGACCGCGAGGCCATCGCCGCATGGGCCCGCATGACCTATGGCTGGATGGGCCGCAGCCCCGACTACAAGGCGTCCTTCCTCGGCACCCTCGGCGCCAACAGCGACTACTACACCCCCTACGAGGACAACGCCCAACGCTGGTACAAGGAATCCCAGGAGAAGGTCCTCTTCTGGAACCACGCCATCATCCACCCACCAGTGGACCGTCACCTGCCCACCGAACAGGTCCAGGACGTCTTCGTGCACGTGGAGAAGGAGACCGACAACGGCCTGGTCGTCTCCGGCGCGAAAGTAGTGGCCACCGGCTCCGCCATCACCCACTACAACTTCATCTCCCACTACGGACTGCCGCTGCGCGACCGGAAGTTCGCGCTCGTCGCCACCCTGCCGATGGGCTCGCCCGGACTGAAGCTGATCTGCCGCCCCTCCTACGCCGCGACCGCCGCCGTCATGGGCAGCCCCTTCGACCACCCCCTCTCCAGCCGACTCGACGAGAACGACACCATCTTCGTCCTCGACAAAGTCCTCATCCCCTGGGAGAACGTCTTCCTCTACGGCGACGCCGACCGCGTCAACGGCTTCGCGCCCAGGTCAGGCTTCCTGGAACGGCTCACCTTCCACGGCTGCATCCGACTCGCCGTGAAAATAGACTTCCTGGCCGGACTGCTCCTCAAGGCCGTCGAGATGACCGGCAGCAAGGACTTCCGCGGCATCCAGACCCGGGTCGGCGAGGTCCTGGCCTGGCGCAACATGTTCTGGGCGCTCAGTGACGCCGCCGCCCGCAACCCACAGCAGTGGAAGAACGGCGCGCTGCTGCCGCGTCTCGACTACGGCATGGCCTACCGCTGGTTCATGACCATCGGCTACCCGCGCATCAAGGAGATCATCCAACAGGACGTGGCCAGCGGACTGATCTACGTCAACTCCGCCGCCGAGGACTTCGCCAACCCCGAGATCCGGCCCTACCTGGACACCTACGTCCGCGGCTCCAACGGGTACGACTCCGTCAGCCGCGTCAAACTCATGAAACTGCTCTGGGACGCCGTCGGCACCGAGTTCGGCGGCCGCCACGAACTGTACGAGCGCAACTACTCGGGCAACCACGAGCAGGTACGCACCGACATCCTCCAGGCCCAGGCCGCCAGCGGCCAACTCGACGAGTACAAGGGCTTCGCCGAACGCTGCCTGGCGGAATACGACCTCGACGGCTGGACCGTCCCCGACCTCGACTCGTTCCCCGAACTGCGAGAGCAGCGCAAGCGGTTCTGGGGCTGA
- a CDS encoding class I adenylate-forming enzyme family protein: MNDGGWWGGGLLAAGDPRAQWARAGADAVSFREFRARTTWLSSVLPAHGIRAGSTVALHGTPSFTQLWVVCALWSLGAQVVLLEPSVPRAERQALLELSDPQFVITLGELLGDEDRFAPECEVLVRRRPGGRPAGTDHCLVQFSSGTTGRPKAAGRTASSLLAEVRRIGALALVARGGERVAVLEPVARSFALIGGVLHALATGATVVFPTSGGDAAVVAAAADADVVLGGPRQIAQLANAPAGTRLPRLRLAVSGGDVLPVETAGAFVRRYGVRVGQAYGTTETGVVATDLAGEYGPGVIGVPLPGVRTRVVAGALQVHVPASPYPYEPWPALAGGGWLPTHDLVARDAATGAWWLRGRDGRASSGEYLVDIEAVLLAHRDVRDAVVLGPDPVEAHVAGSGALRRADLAAWCRRFLQEAAVPQSFHVVPELARSASGKALRDRARLHGQGWAPRPDRVGRGR, encoded by the coding sequence ATGAACGACGGAGGCTGGTGGGGCGGGGGGCTCCTCGCCGCCGGCGACCCGCGTGCGCAGTGGGCACGAGCGGGCGCCGACGCGGTGTCCTTCCGGGAGTTCCGCGCCCGCACCACGTGGTTGTCCAGTGTGCTGCCCGCCCACGGCATCCGTGCGGGCAGTACGGTCGCGCTGCACGGCACGCCCAGCTTCACCCAGTTGTGGGTGGTGTGCGCGCTGTGGTCCCTGGGTGCGCAGGTCGTGCTGTTGGAGCCGTCGGTTCCGCGCGCGGAGCGGCAGGCGCTGTTGGAGCTCAGCGACCCGCAGTTCGTGATCACGCTCGGGGAACTCCTCGGCGACGAGGACCGGTTCGCGCCGGAGTGTGAGGTCTTGGTGCGGCGGCGGCCCGGTGGCCGGCCGGCGGGCACGGACCACTGTCTGGTGCAGTTCTCCTCCGGTACCACGGGTCGACCCAAGGCCGCGGGGCGCACCGCGTCGTCCCTGTTGGCCGAGGTGCGGCGGATCGGTGCGCTGGCGTTGGTGGCGCGCGGTGGCGAGCGGGTGGCGGTCCTGGAGCCGGTGGCGCGCTCGTTCGCGTTGATCGGGGGTGTGCTGCACGCGTTGGCGACCGGCGCGACGGTGGTCTTCCCGACGTCCGGCGGGGATGCGGCCGTCGTGGCCGCCGCGGCGGACGCCGACGTGGTGTTGGGCGGCCCCCGCCAGATCGCCCAGTTGGCCAACGCCCCTGCCGGAACGCGGCTGCCGCGGCTGCGGTTGGCCGTGTCCGGTGGCGACGTGCTGCCGGTGGAGACCGCGGGCGCGTTCGTCCGGCGCTACGGGGTCCGGGTGGGGCAGGCGTACGGCACGACGGAGACGGGCGTCGTCGCCACGGACCTGGCGGGTGAGTACGGGCCCGGGGTGATCGGGGTGCCGCTGCCTGGTGTGCGCACCCGGGTGGTCGCCGGTGCTCTGCAGGTGCACGTCCCCGCGTCGCCCTATCCGTACGAGCCGTGGCCGGCGTTGGCGGGCGGCGGTTGGCTGCCGACGCACGACCTGGTGGCCAGGGACGCGGCGACGGGCGCCTGGTGGCTGCGCGGGCGGGACGGGCGGGCCTCCTCGGGCGAGTATCTGGTCGATATCGAGGCGGTGTTGCTCGCCCACCGGGACGTCCGGGACGCCGTGGTGCTGGGCCCGGACCCGGTGGAGGCGCATGTGGCCGGCTCCGGTGCGTTGCGGCGGGCCGACCTGGCGGCCTGGTGCCGGCGGTTCCTGCAGGAGGCGGCCGTGCCGCAGTCCTTCCACGTGGTGCCCGAACTGGCGCGCTCGGCCAGTGGGAAGGCGCTGCGGGACCGGGCCCGGCTGCACGGGCAGGGCTGGGCGCCGCGGCCGGACCGGGTGGGTCGGGGCCGGTGA
- a CDS encoding 3-dehydroquinate synthase II: MKFAWIDLRTVPAEQREAVVDAAVHARVDGIVDGDIDTLATLPVTVKRILAGAEPPAEGAPDGLIVLREVAGAGGLDRLRTRHQACEPDVAGLVDVVDDPTLTLACETAVALPYTVVQFKDPTKIPLEIVIAAADRSPGQLVCRADDLEEAKVIVDVLEKGSEGVLLAPRDANDVFRLVELLREGTPDLELTTLTVESIEHLGLGDRVCIDTCTHFEKDEGMLIGSYAHGFVLCVSETHPLPYMPTRPFRVNAGALHSYVFGQDNRTNYLSELKAGSAVLAVGADGRTRRIVVGRIKLESRPLLGIRAVSPEGVEVNLIVQDDWHVRVLGPGAAVLNVTELKRGDLVLGHVATDKRHVGWPVGEFCVEK; the protein is encoded by the coding sequence GTGAAGTTCGCCTGGATCGACCTCCGTACCGTTCCCGCCGAGCAGCGGGAGGCGGTCGTCGACGCGGCCGTGCACGCCCGCGTCGACGGCATCGTGGACGGCGACATCGACACGCTCGCCACGCTCCCGGTCACCGTCAAGCGCATCCTGGCCGGCGCGGAGCCGCCGGCCGAGGGGGCCCCGGACGGGCTGATCGTGCTGCGGGAGGTCGCCGGTGCCGGTGGCCTCGACCGGCTCCGGACGCGACACCAGGCGTGCGAGCCGGACGTGGCCGGTTTGGTGGACGTCGTCGACGACCCCACGTTGACCCTGGCCTGCGAGACGGCGGTGGCACTGCCGTACACGGTGGTGCAGTTCAAGGACCCGACGAAGATCCCGCTGGAGATCGTGATCGCGGCAGCCGACCGCTCCCCCGGTCAACTCGTGTGTCGGGCGGATGACTTGGAGGAGGCGAAGGTCATCGTCGACGTGCTGGAGAAGGGTTCGGAGGGCGTCCTGCTGGCCCCGCGCGATGCCAATGACGTCTTCCGGCTCGTGGAGTTGCTGCGAGAGGGGACTCCCGACCTGGAGCTGACCACGCTGACGGTGGAGTCGATCGAACACCTCGGTCTGGGCGACCGGGTGTGCATCGACACCTGCACGCACTTCGAGAAGGACGAGGGGATGCTCATCGGCTCGTACGCGCACGGGTTCGTCCTGTGCGTGAGCGAGACCCATCCGCTGCCCTACATGCCGACGCGTCCGTTCCGGGTCAACGCGGGTGCGCTGCACTCGTACGTCTTCGGTCAGGACAACCGCACCAACTACCTGAGCGAGTTGAAGGCGGGCTCGGCGGTGTTGGCGGTGGGGGCCGACGGCCGGACCCGCCGGATCGTGGTGGGGCGGATCAAGCTCGAATCGCGTCCGCTGTTGGGCATCCGGGCGGTGTCGCCCGAGGGGGTCGAGGTCAACCTGATCGTGCAGGACGACTGGCATGTGCGGGTCCTGGGCCCGGGTGCGGCGGTGTTGAACGTGACGGAGCTGAAGCGGGGCGACCTGGTGCTCGGGCACGTCGCCACCGACAAGCGCCATGTCGGCTGGCCCGTCGGCGAGTTCTGCGTCGAGAAGTAG
- a CDS encoding 2-amino-3,7-dideoxy-D-threo-hept-6-ulosonate synthase → MPLTGRALRLARLSRPGDGRYLFVPLDHSVSDGPIVPAADFPGLVADLAAGGADAVVVHKGRARTIPPSLLADTRLVVHLSASTVVGPDVDAKVLVGDVEECLRLGADAVSVHVNLGSDTEPAQLRDLGTVAGACERWGMPLIAMVYPRGPRVTDPARPELVAHAVSVAADLGVDIVKTVLAAPAARMAEVVQSAPLPVVVAGGGGSEEDLAAFAGAVMTSGCAGLAVGRRVFTSASPQSVVRDLAAIVHGSSPARPSESSPELAGAL, encoded by the coding sequence ATGCCGCTGACCGGAAGAGCACTGCGCCTGGCACGGCTGTCCCGCCCCGGTGACGGCCGGTATCTGTTCGTCCCGCTGGACCACTCCGTCTCCGACGGGCCGATCGTGCCCGCGGCCGATTTCCCCGGCCTGGTGGCGGACCTGGCGGCGGGCGGTGCGGACGCCGTCGTGGTGCACAAAGGCAGAGCCCGGACGATACCGCCCAGTCTGTTGGCGGACACCAGACTCGTGGTGCACCTGAGCGCGAGCACCGTCGTGGGACCGGACGTGGATGCCAAGGTCCTCGTCGGCGATGTCGAGGAGTGCCTGCGCCTGGGGGCGGACGCGGTGAGCGTCCACGTCAACCTGGGTTCGGACACCGAGCCCGCGCAACTGCGCGACCTGGGAACCGTGGCCGGGGCGTGCGAGCGCTGGGGCATGCCCCTGATCGCGATGGTCTACCCCCGGGGTCCCCGGGTGACGGATCCCGCCCGGCCGGAGCTCGTGGCGCACGCCGTCAGCGTCGCGGCCGATCTCGGCGTCGACATCGTCAAGACGGTGCTCGCCGCACCGGCGGCGCGGATGGCCGAGGTGGTCCAGTCCGCTCCGCTGCCCGTCGTCGTCGCGGGCGGCGGTGGCTCCGAGGAGGATCTGGCGGCCTTCGCGGGGGCGGTGATGACGTCCGGTTGCGCCGGACTCGCCGTGGGCCGCCGGGTGTTCACCAGTGCCTCACCCCAGTCCGTGGTCCGGGACCTGGCCGCGATCGTCCACGGCAGCAGTCCCGCGCGCCCGTCCGAGTCCTCTCCCGAATTGGCAGGTGCCCTGTGA
- a CDS encoding M24 family metallopeptidase has product MGIPDRMDEKLRALGLVAAQRKATALFAEVEARRLVAPGAGEREVSDRIRDLANEMFGTTKHWHKRIVRAGPHTLFPYRENPPDRVIGADDIAFVDFGPIFEEYEADFGRTFVFGDDPVKHRLREDLATVFAAGRRAFQADPDITGKQLYAEVEQLASGAGWSLGGWHAGHLVGEFPHETIDGAKTDAYIVPDNDHPLRRTDRAGWRCHWILEIHLVDEEHGFGGFYEQLLDLA; this is encoded by the coding sequence ATGGGCATACCTGATCGTATGGACGAGAAACTGCGCGCCCTGGGCCTGGTGGCGGCACAGCGCAAGGCGACGGCGCTGTTCGCCGAGGTCGAAGCGCGGCGCCTGGTGGCGCCCGGGGCCGGCGAGCGGGAGGTCAGCGACCGGATTCGGGATCTGGCGAACGAGATGTTCGGGACGACGAAGCACTGGCACAAGCGGATCGTCCGGGCCGGCCCACACACCCTGTTCCCGTACCGCGAGAATCCGCCGGACCGGGTCATCGGGGCGGACGACATCGCCTTCGTCGACTTCGGCCCGATCTTCGAGGAGTACGAAGCGGACTTCGGCCGCACCTTCGTCTTCGGTGACGATCCGGTCAAGCACCGGCTGCGGGAGGATTTGGCGACCGTCTTCGCGGCGGGCCGGCGCGCGTTCCAGGCCGATCCCGACATCACGGGTAAGCAACTGTACGCCGAGGTGGAACAGTTGGCGTCCGGGGCCGGCTGGTCCCTGGGCGGCTGGCACGCGGGGCATCTCGTCGGGGAGTTCCCGCACGAGACGATCGACGGCGCCAAGACGGATGCGTACATCGTGCCGGACAACGACCATCCGCTCCGTCGCACCGACAGGGCGGGCTGGCGCTGCCACTGGATCCTGGAGATTCATCTGGTGGACGAGGAGCACGGATTCGGCGGCTTCTACGAGCAGTTGCTGGACCTGGCCTGA